A region from the Amycolatopsis camponoti genome encodes:
- a CDS encoding cytochrome ubiquinol oxidase subunit I, producing MEVLELARWQFGITTVYHFLMVPLTIGLSILVAAMQTRWVRTGELRHLKMTKFWGKLLLVNFAMGVVTGIVQEFQFGMNWSAYSRFVGDVFGAPLAMEGLVAFFVESTFLGLWIFGWDRLPKKVHLACAWAFSLATMASAYFILAANSWMQHPVGVTFENGKPTMNSIWAVLTNNTALAAIPHTLAGAFSVAAAFLVGVAGWHLWRRGDHQDVWRTSLRLGGWVGVAAFVVLAITGDTQGKLMFEQQPMKMASAEALCHTEKPASFSIIAIGDVAGSNCEDVKTFNVPALLSFLAHNDFKTEVKGVEDLITEYQAKYGTNYPDDPELGSLAGKPIDYVPNLPVTYWGFRMMIGFGAVSAGIGLLALWLTRRDRIPGGRWFPLLVLGGIATPFLGNSAGWIFTEMGRQPFVVVPNPSGVDGVWMFTAQAVSRLTAGEVWTSLIALTTVYAALGLVELYLMRKYIRGGVDAVMPPPKKDSDKTDGDTLAFAY from the coding sequence GTGGAGGTCCTGGAGCTAGCAAGGTGGCAGTTCGGCATCACCACCGTCTACCACTTCCTGATGGTCCCGCTGACCATCGGGCTGTCGATCCTGGTCGCGGCGATGCAGACCCGCTGGGTCCGCACCGGCGAGCTGCGGCACCTGAAGATGACCAAGTTCTGGGGCAAGCTGCTGCTGGTCAACTTCGCCATGGGCGTCGTGACCGGCATCGTGCAGGAGTTCCAGTTCGGGATGAACTGGAGCGCGTACTCGCGCTTCGTCGGCGACGTCTTCGGCGCGCCGCTCGCGATGGAAGGGCTCGTCGCGTTCTTCGTCGAGTCGACGTTCCTCGGACTGTGGATCTTCGGCTGGGACCGGCTGCCGAAGAAGGTCCACCTGGCGTGCGCGTGGGCGTTTTCGCTGGCCACGATGGCGTCGGCGTACTTCATCCTGGCCGCGAACTCGTGGATGCAGCACCCGGTCGGCGTGACGTTCGAGAACGGCAAGCCGACCATGAACTCGATCTGGGCGGTGCTGACGAACAACACGGCGCTGGCCGCGATCCCGCACACCCTCGCCGGCGCGTTCTCGGTGGCGGCGGCGTTCCTCGTGGGCGTCGCGGGCTGGCACCTGTGGCGGCGCGGCGACCATCAGGACGTCTGGCGGACTTCGCTGCGCCTCGGTGGCTGGGTCGGTGTCGCCGCGTTCGTGGTCCTCGCGATCACGGGTGACACGCAGGGCAAGCTGATGTTCGAGCAGCAGCCGATGAAGATGGCGTCGGCGGAAGCGCTGTGCCACACGGAAAAGCCGGCGAGCTTCTCGATCATCGCGATCGGCGACGTCGCGGGGTCGAACTGTGAGGACGTCAAGACGTTCAACGTGCCCGCGCTGCTCTCGTTCCTGGCGCACAACGACTTCAAGACCGAGGTCAAGGGCGTCGAGGACCTGATCACCGAGTACCAGGCCAAGTACGGCACGAACTATCCCGACGACCCCGAGCTGGGTTCGCTGGCGGGCAAGCCGATCGACTACGTCCCCAACCTGCCGGTGACGTACTGGGGCTTCCGCATGATGATCGGCTTCGGCGCGGTGTCGGCGGGCATCGGCCTGCTGGCCCTGTGGCTGACCCGCCGCGACCGGATTCCGGGTGGCCGCTGGTTCCCGCTACTGGTCCTCGGCGGCATCGCGACGCCGTTCCTGGGCAACAGCGCGGGCTGGATCTTCACGGAGATGGGCCGTCAGCCGTTCGTGGTCGTCCCGAACCCGTCGGGCGTCGACGGGGTGTGGATGTTCACGGCCCAGGCGGTGTCGCGGCTGACGGCGGGCGAGGTCTGGACGTCCCTGATCGCGCTGACCACGGTGTACGCGGCGCTGGGCCTGGTGGAGCTGTACCTGATGCGCAAGTACATCCGCGGCGGCGTCGACGCGGTGATGCCGCCACCGAAGAAGGACTCCGACAAGACCGACGGCGACACGCTCGCCTTCGCGTACTGA